From Pristiophorus japonicus isolate sPriJap1 chromosome 7, sPriJap1.hap1, whole genome shotgun sequence, one genomic window encodes:
- the tnfaip3 gene encoding tumor necrosis factor alpha-induced protein 3 isoform X2, which produces MAAEGSLLPQFLFASNLTKTVRVRERIPSDLVKPDCTNGLIHHFRSLHRYTVELFRLSHFSPQFRTKIQEALLDRAQQTALQQNRNLNWCREVKKLVPLKTNGDGNCLLHATSQFMWGVQDIDLTLRKTLWKALKETDTRNFKLRWQVECVQSQAFEATGLRYDTKNWDEEWEKVVEMSSVASHLGQPGLPYDSLEEIHIFVLANILRRPIIVIADRVLRSFSNNTSLAPLHFGGIYLPLHWPAQECYKYPIVLGYDTQHFSPLVAINDRSPEIRAIPLVHSGRRRFEDFMVHFLIPKEEENKDKLLEEYFNLVEIPVQGPEFGTTHLIKAARLDEGNLPEDLSLVEDYYQLVNHEYKRWQQSLAETNRPIHNRIQMNTPTYQGSLIEEKCTTYGCPFYCSVETKPFCHECFEQAKGTKTESKPRAHEQQKKKGCCPPLTELVITATSAEPERSSRPRSAPPTAPSLSLFSETNAMKCKIPNCPFTLNVQHNGLCERCFKTRAVVPGNISDNRTSEMRMAHHKESNSERLGSPQENTRTKQGANNPLHQERTQCSRCQQDTLTTINGFCNMCLLRTFQGITSSSHEDSSSLHSGHERSHSDPSQITRNMGHPSATDQHQTSNVWASTTGPQVSDSTQQSRATLIPEELKECLQPCKNSGCHYFGTKVHQGYCTICFIEYRENLGEACAVNQNRLQRNAQPSHRPSQTDPRFHNMASCRGQDCSTFGNSHFEGYCQKCFIDTQYQRYNEATGSRGHSSTNAAQHRHSDRNELRSQRTKCARNYCNNYVTSSDNELCLECRQNDCGSTQDPASNHPPKQHCHTTGCDHFGNNKCNGYCNECYVFISTMGENRFQCK; this is translated from the exons ATGGCAGCTGAGGGCAGTCTGTTGCCTCAGTTTCTCTTCGCCAGTAACCTGACAAAGACGGTGAGGGTCCGGGAGAGGATCCCGAGCGACCTGGTCAAGCCGGACTGCACCAATGGTTTGATTCACCATTTCAGGAGCCTCCACAGGTACACGGTGGAACTGTTCCGCCTCAGTCACTTCAGCCCTCAGTTCCGGACTAAAATCCAAGAGGCTTTGCTCGACCGGGCCCAACAGACTGCTCTCCAGCAAAACAGGAACCTCAACTGGTGCCGAGAGGTCAAGAAACTTGTGCCCTTGAAGACAAACG GTGATGGAAACTGCCTGCTGCATGCCACATCCCAGTTTATGTGGGGCGTTCAGGACATCGACCTTACCCTTCGCAAAACACTATGGAAAGCTTTGAAAGAAACGGACACAAGAAACTTCAAATTACGGTGGCAGGTTGAATGTGTCCAATCGCAAGCGTTTGAAGCCACAGGCCTCCGTTATGACACCAAG AACTGGGATGAAGAATGGGAGAAGGTGGTAGAAATGTCATCTGTAGCTTCACATTTAGGCCAGCCTGGACTGCCATACGATTCACTAGAAGAAATCCATATATTTGTTCTTGCCAATATTCTTAGAAGACCAATAATTGTTATTGCTG ACAGAGTACTAAGAAGCTTCAGCAATAACACAAGTTTGGCTCCCTTGCATTTCGGAGGAATTTACCTGCCGCTGCATTGGCCAGCACAAGAATGCTACAAATACCCCATAGTACTGGGCTACGATACGCAGCATTTTTCTCCACTTGTTGCCATCAATGACAGGAGTCCAG AAATCCGTGCTATTCCATTGGTCCACAGTGGAAGAAGACGATTTGAAGATTTTATGGTGCACTTTTTGATACCAAAGGAGGAGGAAAATAAAGATAAGCTGTTGGAGGAGTATTTCAATCTGGTTGAAATACCAGTCCAGGGTCCGGAGTTTGGCACAACTCACTTAATTAAAGCTGCTAG GCTGGATGAAGGCAACCTTCCTGAAGACTTGAGTTTAGTGGAGGATTACTATCAACTGGTGAATCACGAGTACAAGAGGTGGCAGCAGAGTCTGGCTGAGACAAATAGGCCCATTCACAACCGGATCCAAATGAATACTCCCACGTATCAAGGGTCACTTATAGAAGAAAAATGCACCACATATGGATGCCCTTTCTACTGTTCTGTAGAGACAAAGCCATTTTGCCATGAGTGTTTTGAGCAGGCAAAGGGCACAAAGACTGAAAGCAAACCGAGAGCTCACGAGCAGCAGAAAAAGAAAGGATGCTGTCCTCCTCTGACTGAGTTGGTCATTACTGCGACATCTGCAGAACCGGAACGATCATCTCGGCCTCGTTCGGCACCACCAACGGCTCCTAGTCTTTCTCTCTTCAGCGAAACAAACGCCATGAAATGCAAGATTCCCAATTGCCCCTTTACATTAAATGTGCAGCACAATGGATTATGTGAGCGCTGCTTTAAAACGAGGGCAGTCGTGCCAGGCAACATTTCTGATAATAGGACTTCTGAGATGAGAATGGCCCATCACAAAGAGTCCAATTCAGAGAGGCTGGGTTCACCCCAGGAGAATACACGGACTAAACAAGGTGCAAATAACCCATTACATCAGGAGCGCACCCAGTGTAGTAGATGTCAGCAGGACACACTAACGACAATTAACGGATTTTGTAATATGTGCTTGTTGAGGACATTTCAAGGAATCACTTCATCCTCGCACGAGGACTCTAGCTCCCTACATTCAGGCCACGAGAGGTCACATTCAGACCCGAGCCAAATTACAAGGAATATGGGTCACCCGTCAGCCACTGATCAACACCAGACCTCTAATGTATGGGCTTCCACCACTGGCCCACAGGTTTCTGACAGCACACAGCAGAGCCGAGCCACCCTCATCCCTGAGGAGCTGAAAGAATGTTTGCAACCGTGCAAGAACTCTGGATGCCACTATTTTGGAACAAAAGTGCATCAGGGATACTGCACCATCTGCTTTATTGAGTATAGAGAAAATCTTG GTGAAGCCTGTGCAGTTAATCAGAACCGACTACAGAGGAATGCACAACCTTCTCACCGACCGTCTCAGACTGATCCCAGGTTCCACAACATGGCTAGCTGTCGGGGTCAAGACTGCAGTACATTTGGAAACAGTCACTTTGAAGGATACTGCCAAAAATGCTTCATAGATACACAGTATCAAAGATACAACGAAGCAACAGGATCTAGAGGCCATTCCAGCACT AATGCGGCGCAACATCGACATTCTGACCGCAATGAGTTGAGAAGCCAGAGGACTAAATGTGCACGGAACTATTGTAATAACTATGTAACGTCCAGCGACAATGAACTTTGCTTAGAGTGCCGACAAAACGATTGTGGCAGCACCCAGGATCCAGCCTCAAATCATCCACCAAAGCAGCATTGCCATACCACAGGCTGTGACCATTTTGGGAATAATAAATGCAACGGGTACTGCAATGAATGCTATGTTTTCATTTCCACTATGGGAGAAAATAGATTTCAGTGCAAATAA
- the tnfaip3 gene encoding tumor necrosis factor alpha-induced protein 3 isoform X1 yields MAVLTMAAEGSLLPQFLFASNLTKTVRVRERIPSDLVKPDCTNGLIHHFRSLHRYTVELFRLSHFSPQFRTKIQEALLDRAQQTALQQNRNLNWCREVKKLVPLKTNGDGNCLLHATSQFMWGVQDIDLTLRKTLWKALKETDTRNFKLRWQVECVQSQAFEATGLRYDTKNWDEEWEKVVEMSSVASHLGQPGLPYDSLEEIHIFVLANILRRPIIVIADRVLRSFSNNTSLAPLHFGGIYLPLHWPAQECYKYPIVLGYDTQHFSPLVAINDRSPEIRAIPLVHSGRRRFEDFMVHFLIPKEEENKDKLLEEYFNLVEIPVQGPEFGTTHLIKAARLDEGNLPEDLSLVEDYYQLVNHEYKRWQQSLAETNRPIHNRIQMNTPTYQGSLIEEKCTTYGCPFYCSVETKPFCHECFEQAKGTKTESKPRAHEQQKKKGCCPPLTELVITATSAEPERSSRPRSAPPTAPSLSLFSETNAMKCKIPNCPFTLNVQHNGLCERCFKTRAVVPGNISDNRTSEMRMAHHKESNSERLGSPQENTRTKQGANNPLHQERTQCSRCQQDTLTTINGFCNMCLLRTFQGITSSSHEDSSSLHSGHERSHSDPSQITRNMGHPSATDQHQTSNVWASTTGPQVSDSTQQSRATLIPEELKECLQPCKNSGCHYFGTKVHQGYCTICFIEYRENLGEACAVNQNRLQRNAQPSHRPSQTDPRFHNMASCRGQDCSTFGNSHFEGYCQKCFIDTQYQRYNEATGSRGHSSTNAAQHRHSDRNELRSQRTKCARNYCNNYVTSSDNELCLECRQNDCGSTQDPASNHPPKQHCHTTGCDHFGNNKCNGYCNECYVFISTMGENRFQCK; encoded by the exons ATG GCTGTGCTGACCATGGCAGCTGAGGGCAGTCTGTTGCCTCAGTTTCTCTTCGCCAGTAACCTGACAAAGACGGTGAGGGTCCGGGAGAGGATCCCGAGCGACCTGGTCAAGCCGGACTGCACCAATGGTTTGATTCACCATTTCAGGAGCCTCCACAGGTACACGGTGGAACTGTTCCGCCTCAGTCACTTCAGCCCTCAGTTCCGGACTAAAATCCAAGAGGCTTTGCTCGACCGGGCCCAACAGACTGCTCTCCAGCAAAACAGGAACCTCAACTGGTGCCGAGAGGTCAAGAAACTTGTGCCCTTGAAGACAAACG GTGATGGAAACTGCCTGCTGCATGCCACATCCCAGTTTATGTGGGGCGTTCAGGACATCGACCTTACCCTTCGCAAAACACTATGGAAAGCTTTGAAAGAAACGGACACAAGAAACTTCAAATTACGGTGGCAGGTTGAATGTGTCCAATCGCAAGCGTTTGAAGCCACAGGCCTCCGTTATGACACCAAG AACTGGGATGAAGAATGGGAGAAGGTGGTAGAAATGTCATCTGTAGCTTCACATTTAGGCCAGCCTGGACTGCCATACGATTCACTAGAAGAAATCCATATATTTGTTCTTGCCAATATTCTTAGAAGACCAATAATTGTTATTGCTG ACAGAGTACTAAGAAGCTTCAGCAATAACACAAGTTTGGCTCCCTTGCATTTCGGAGGAATTTACCTGCCGCTGCATTGGCCAGCACAAGAATGCTACAAATACCCCATAGTACTGGGCTACGATACGCAGCATTTTTCTCCACTTGTTGCCATCAATGACAGGAGTCCAG AAATCCGTGCTATTCCATTGGTCCACAGTGGAAGAAGACGATTTGAAGATTTTATGGTGCACTTTTTGATACCAAAGGAGGAGGAAAATAAAGATAAGCTGTTGGAGGAGTATTTCAATCTGGTTGAAATACCAGTCCAGGGTCCGGAGTTTGGCACAACTCACTTAATTAAAGCTGCTAG GCTGGATGAAGGCAACCTTCCTGAAGACTTGAGTTTAGTGGAGGATTACTATCAACTGGTGAATCACGAGTACAAGAGGTGGCAGCAGAGTCTGGCTGAGACAAATAGGCCCATTCACAACCGGATCCAAATGAATACTCCCACGTATCAAGGGTCACTTATAGAAGAAAAATGCACCACATATGGATGCCCTTTCTACTGTTCTGTAGAGACAAAGCCATTTTGCCATGAGTGTTTTGAGCAGGCAAAGGGCACAAAGACTGAAAGCAAACCGAGAGCTCACGAGCAGCAGAAAAAGAAAGGATGCTGTCCTCCTCTGACTGAGTTGGTCATTACTGCGACATCTGCAGAACCGGAACGATCATCTCGGCCTCGTTCGGCACCACCAACGGCTCCTAGTCTTTCTCTCTTCAGCGAAACAAACGCCATGAAATGCAAGATTCCCAATTGCCCCTTTACATTAAATGTGCAGCACAATGGATTATGTGAGCGCTGCTTTAAAACGAGGGCAGTCGTGCCAGGCAACATTTCTGATAATAGGACTTCTGAGATGAGAATGGCCCATCACAAAGAGTCCAATTCAGAGAGGCTGGGTTCACCCCAGGAGAATACACGGACTAAACAAGGTGCAAATAACCCATTACATCAGGAGCGCACCCAGTGTAGTAGATGTCAGCAGGACACACTAACGACAATTAACGGATTTTGTAATATGTGCTTGTTGAGGACATTTCAAGGAATCACTTCATCCTCGCACGAGGACTCTAGCTCCCTACATTCAGGCCACGAGAGGTCACATTCAGACCCGAGCCAAATTACAAGGAATATGGGTCACCCGTCAGCCACTGATCAACACCAGACCTCTAATGTATGGGCTTCCACCACTGGCCCACAGGTTTCTGACAGCACACAGCAGAGCCGAGCCACCCTCATCCCTGAGGAGCTGAAAGAATGTTTGCAACCGTGCAAGAACTCTGGATGCCACTATTTTGGAACAAAAGTGCATCAGGGATACTGCACCATCTGCTTTATTGAGTATAGAGAAAATCTTG GTGAAGCCTGTGCAGTTAATCAGAACCGACTACAGAGGAATGCACAACCTTCTCACCGACCGTCTCAGACTGATCCCAGGTTCCACAACATGGCTAGCTGTCGGGGTCAAGACTGCAGTACATTTGGAAACAGTCACTTTGAAGGATACTGCCAAAAATGCTTCATAGATACACAGTATCAAAGATACAACGAAGCAACAGGATCTAGAGGCCATTCCAGCACT AATGCGGCGCAACATCGACATTCTGACCGCAATGAGTTGAGAAGCCAGAGGACTAAATGTGCACGGAACTATTGTAATAACTATGTAACGTCCAGCGACAATGAACTTTGCTTAGAGTGCCGACAAAACGATTGTGGCAGCACCCAGGATCCAGCCTCAAATCATCCACCAAAGCAGCATTGCCATACCACAGGCTGTGACCATTTTGGGAATAATAAATGCAACGGGTACTGCAATGAATGCTATGTTTTCATTTCCACTATGGGAGAAAATAGATTTCAGTGCAAATAA